The Eubacteriaceae bacterium Marseille-Q4139 genome has a window encoding:
- the mobC gene encoding plasmid mobilization relaxosome protein MobC, with translation MPDNRNRQRPIQVKFFVNEKELDLIKQKMAQMGTDNMSAYLRKMAIDGYVVNLDMPELRELTSKMKRISNSENQIAKQLNTTGNIYEADIEEIKKNQEEIYEGIKKILLSLSHLK, from the coding sequence ATGCCAGACAACAGAAATCGTCAGCGCCCGATACAGGTAAAATTCTTTGTGAACGAAAAAGAGCTTGACCTAATAAAACAGAAAATGGCACAGATGGGAACAGACAACATGAGTGCCTATCTCCGCAAAATGGCAATCGACGGGTATGTTGTAAATTTGGATATGCCTGAACTCCGTGAGCTGACTTCCAAAATGAAACGGATATCCAACAGCGAAAACCAGATTGCCAAACAGCTCAACACAACGGGTAACATCTACGAAGCTGACATTGAAGAAATCAAAAAGAATCAGGAGGAAATTTACGAAGGCATTAAAAAAATCCTGCTTTCTCTTTCCCATCTGAAATGA